The DNA segment CCGCCCCGCCCGCGTGGCCTGTCAGGGGTGTCAGGCCTGTCAGAGTTGTCCGGACAACTGCGCGAAGTCTGGCGCGCCGCCAGGCTGGGCCTTTCCGCGCTGCTGGCCTACCGGCTGCGCAGTTTCTTCGTCATCGCCGCCGTATCGCTGGGCATCGCCTCGCTGACGGTCATCGTGGCCGCCGTTGACGGCGCATCCAAGAAAGCCGACGAAATCGCCGACATGTTCGGGCCGGACGCGGTGCTGGTGTTCGGGGGCAACATCGTCAACCAAGCCGTGGGCGCCCGCACCCTTACCCTTACCTGGGAAGACGCGGCGCGCATCCGCCAGTCGCTGCCGGGTGCGTACATCGTGCTGCCCATGCGTTCCAAGGGCAACGTGCGCCTGAAGCACGAGGCCAACAACTACGACGTGTCGCTGGTGGGCGGCACCACCGAGAATTACGCCAAAGCCTGGAACTGGCCGCTGGTGGAAGGCCGAGACCTTACGGCGGAAGACGTGCAGCGCGGCGCGCGCGTGGCCCTGATGGGCGACAGGCCCGCCCGCGAGCTGTTCGGCGACGAAAGCCCCGTGGGCCGCACCTTCCTGATGTCCGGCGTGCCGTTCACCGTGGTGGGGCTGTTGCAGTACCGGGGCATGTCCGGCGGTGGCAGCAGCGTGGACGACCGTGTCATCATTCCCCTTACCACGCTGACCCAGCGCTTCAACATGGACCGCCGCTACTTCCGTGCCCTGCGCGTGAAGTTCGAGGACGTGGCGGGCATGGACGCCCACGTGGAAGACCTGCGCAGCCTGCTGCGCCACCTGCACCGCCTTGCCCCTGAAGACCCCGACGACTTCACCATACTCACCGCCAAGGAAGTGCTGAAGTTCCTGTCCGTGATCAAGGGCGGACTGGTGCTGTTTCTGGGGGTGACGGCGACGGCGGCCATGATCGTGGGTGGCTTCGTGCTGGCCAACCTGTTCCTGCTTTCGGTCACCGAACGGCGGGTGGAGATCGGCCTCAAGAAGGCACTGGGCGCGCCGGGTCGGGCCATCCTGCTGCAATTTCTGATGGAATCGCTGGCGCTGACCCTGTGCGGCGCCGTGGGCGGCGTGCTGCTGGGCGCGCTGATGGGCCAGATGCTGGAACGCCTTGGGCTCATCGAAATGGTGCTGTCGGTCAAGGTGTTCCTGCTGGCCCTGGCCGCCGCCACGGCGGTGGGCCTGGTGTTCGGGCTGCGCCCGGCGCGGCAGGCCGCCGCACTTGACCCCATTCAGGCCCTGCGCGGGGGCGAGTGATGCAACGGCTGCGCATTGCCCTGCGTTCGCTGGCCGCCCACCGCATGCGCACGATACTGGCCATGCTGGGGGTCTTTCTGGGCGCGCTGGCGCTTACCGCCG comes from the Nitratidesulfovibrio sp. genome and includes:
- a CDS encoding ABC transporter permease, with the translated sequence MTTPVAPAPLTPLTRMTRMTRPESDPTSRRFGGQGTPPRPRGLSGVSGLSELSGQLREVWRAARLGLSALLAYRLRSFFVIAAVSLGIASLTVIVAAVDGASKKADEIADMFGPDAVLVFGGNIVNQAVGARTLTLTWEDAARIRQSLPGAYIVLPMRSKGNVRLKHEANNYDVSLVGGTTENYAKAWNWPLVEGRDLTAEDVQRGARVALMGDRPARELFGDESPVGRTFLMSGVPFTVVGLLQYRGMSGGGSSVDDRVIIPLTTLTQRFNMDRRYFRALRVKFEDVAGMDAHVEDLRSLLRHLHRLAPEDPDDFTILTAKEVLKFLSVIKGGLVLFLGVTATAAMIVGGFVLANLFLLSVTERRVEIGLKKALGAPGRAILLQFLMESLALTLCGAVGGVLLGALMGQMLERLGLIEMVLSVKVFLLALAAATAVGLVFGLRPARQAAALDPIQALRGGE